The following are from one region of the Rosistilla carotiformis genome:
- a CDS encoding NAD-dependent malic enzyme, with protein MDQTFSYSATIRLTYANDRGMLGKIATAIGEQDGMIGAIDIVSSSGRGITRDVSVNAASAEHVQRIAEHLEAIPGLELQTVSDQVFLKHLGGKIEVVSKTPIKSRDDLSSVYTPGVARVCMAIHEDVESSYNLTIRKNMVAVVSDGSAVLGLGNIGPEAAMPVMEGKAMLFKEFGGVDAFPICIATQDVEEIIATVQRLEPTFGGINLEDISSPRCIEIERRLNETMDIPVFHDDQHGTAIVTLAGLENALRLVQKKLCEVKIVINGAGAAGAAIAKLLQLAGAEHVVVCDREGAIFAGRTTRMNPVKDELAAVTNQAGQQGSLRDVVRGADVFIGVSSPDVLTVDDVKSMASDPIVFAMANPDPEIRPELANGHVAVMATGRSDHPNQINNVLCFPGLFRGVLDVRASEVNDAMKVAAAKAIADIITDDERCSDYIIPSVFDRRVAIAVAKAVAEAAAETGVARRRPKNAGVGL; from the coding sequence ATGGACCAGACATTTTCATATTCCGCGACGATTCGACTGACCTACGCAAACGATCGCGGCATGTTGGGCAAGATCGCAACTGCGATCGGTGAGCAGGATGGGATGATTGGGGCGATCGATATCGTCAGTTCCAGCGGGAGGGGGATCACGCGGGATGTCAGTGTGAACGCCGCAAGCGCCGAGCATGTTCAACGGATTGCGGAGCATCTGGAGGCGATTCCGGGGCTGGAGCTGCAGACGGTTTCCGACCAAGTGTTTCTGAAGCATTTGGGGGGCAAGATCGAGGTCGTTTCGAAGACTCCCATCAAAAGTCGCGATGACCTCTCGTCGGTCTACACGCCCGGTGTGGCTCGGGTTTGCATGGCGATCCACGAGGACGTCGAATCCTCTTATAACCTGACGATCCGAAAAAATATGGTCGCCGTCGTCAGCGATGGTTCCGCTGTCTTGGGGTTGGGGAACATCGGTCCCGAAGCCGCGATGCCGGTGATGGAGGGGAAGGCGATGTTGTTCAAGGAATTTGGCGGCGTCGACGCGTTTCCAATCTGTATCGCGACGCAGGATGTCGAAGAGATCATCGCCACGGTTCAGCGTTTAGAGCCGACGTTTGGCGGGATCAATCTGGAGGATATCTCCTCGCCGCGATGTATCGAAATCGAACGACGTCTGAATGAAACGATGGATATCCCCGTGTTTCACGACGACCAGCACGGGACGGCGATCGTGACGTTGGCGGGGCTGGAAAACGCGTTGCGTCTGGTTCAAAAGAAACTTTGCGAAGTCAAGATTGTCATCAACGGTGCAGGAGCTGCCGGAGCGGCGATCGCCAAGTTGTTGCAGTTGGCTGGAGCCGAACATGTCGTCGTGTGCGATCGCGAAGGGGCTATCTTCGCGGGGCGAACGACTCGGATGAATCCTGTAAAGGATGAACTGGCCGCGGTGACGAACCAGGCCGGCCAACAGGGCTCGCTGCGAGATGTCGTCCGCGGGGCGGATGTTTTTATTGGCGTTTCGTCTCCCGATGTGCTGACGGTCGACGATGTCAAAAGTATGGCAAGCGATCCGATCGTTTTTGCGATGGCGAATCCCGATCCCGAGATTCGTCCCGAACTAGCCAATGGGCACGTCGCGGTGATGGCGACGGGGCGTTCGGACCATCCCAACCAGATCAATAACGTGTTGTGCTTCCCTGGTCTATTCCGCGGCGTTTTGGATGTGCGCGCGAGCGAAGTCAACGATGCGATGAAGGTCGCGGCGGCCAAGGCGATCGCTGACATCATCACCGATGATGAACGCTGCAGCGATTACATTATCCCCAGCGTCTTCGATCGACGCGTTGCCATCGCGGTCGCCAAAGCGGTGGCGGAAGCTGCAGCGGAGACGGGCGTTGCCCGGCGTCGTCCCAAAAATGCAGGCGTTGGGCTATAA
- the tig gene encoding trigger factor, translating into MSTTDAPNSSETTEDTKLTLTVAVDAPQTCLRHVVVTVSRADVERYLKNAYDDLAPEASVPGFRAGRAPRKLVEKQFKDRVADQVKGQLLMDSLAQVTEEQAFSAISEPDFDFESVELPESGDFRFEFKVEVRPEFDTPEWKGLSLTEPDEQVDDEAIDASIARVMSRYSKFEAVDDAAKSGDRLLVTATFRNGSEVLSEMEEEHVELGGGLSFPDGRCEDFGKLMEGVREGESRTGKVTLSQEAHPELGGKEVEAEFKVVEVSRNEAAKLTPAVLEELGDFETEAELREFISESLQRQIDYRRQRSLRSQITKTLTADANWELPPDLVRRQTRRELERQILEMRRSGFQEEDIRNMVNMARQNAQTQTEAALREHFILEKIADDQDIDAAPSDYDDEIALIAEQSDQPERRVRARLEKTGQMDALRNQIVERKVIEMITADATVSKEKAEKKADGGNASRDFAVDHSLVPAKDELPEAKYDDKTKGEASETPTNKS; encoded by the coding sequence ATGTCCACAACCGATGCCCCAAATTCGTCCGAAACCACCGAAGACACCAAACTGACGCTGACCGTTGCGGTCGACGCGCCGCAGACCTGTCTTCGTCACGTTGTTGTGACCGTCTCTCGAGCCGATGTCGAACGCTACCTAAAGAACGCCTACGACGATTTGGCTCCCGAAGCCAGCGTCCCAGGTTTTCGCGCTGGTCGCGCGCCACGGAAACTTGTAGAGAAGCAATTCAAGGATCGCGTTGCGGACCAAGTCAAAGGGCAGCTGTTGATGGACAGCCTCGCGCAAGTCACCGAAGAACAAGCGTTCTCGGCGATCAGCGAACCCGATTTTGATTTTGAATCGGTCGAACTGCCTGAAAGTGGCGATTTCCGCTTCGAATTCAAAGTCGAAGTCCGCCCCGAATTCGACACGCCCGAATGGAAAGGCCTCAGCCTGACCGAACCGGACGAACAAGTCGATGACGAAGCAATCGATGCCTCGATCGCTCGCGTGATGTCACGCTATTCGAAGTTCGAAGCGGTCGACGACGCTGCGAAATCGGGCGACCGCCTGCTGGTCACCGCCACTTTCCGCAACGGCAGCGAAGTCCTGTCGGAGATGGAAGAAGAGCATGTCGAACTGGGCGGAGGCCTTAGCTTCCCCGACGGTCGCTGCGAAGATTTCGGCAAGTTGATGGAAGGCGTTCGCGAAGGCGAATCGCGAACCGGCAAGGTGACACTCAGCCAAGAAGCTCACCCCGAATTGGGTGGCAAGGAAGTAGAAGCTGAATTCAAGGTTGTCGAAGTCAGCCGCAACGAGGCCGCTAAACTGACCCCCGCGGTTCTCGAAGAGCTTGGCGATTTCGAAACCGAAGCAGAACTTCGCGAATTCATTTCCGAAAGCCTGCAACGTCAGATCGATTACCGCCGCCAGCGTTCGCTGCGTAGCCAAATCACCAAGACATTGACCGCAGATGCCAACTGGGAATTGCCGCCAGATCTCGTACGCCGTCAAACGCGTCGCGAACTGGAACGTCAAATCCTCGAAATGCGTCGCAGCGGGTTCCAGGAAGAAGACATTCGCAACATGGTCAACATGGCGCGACAAAACGCACAAACCCAAACCGAAGCGGCACTGCGTGAGCACTTCATCCTCGAGAAGATCGCCGACGATCAAGATATCGATGCAGCACCTAGCGATTACGACGACGAAATCGCGTTGATCGCCGAACAGAGCGACCAGCCCGAACGCCGCGTCCGAGCCCGTCTGGAAAAAACAGGCCAAATGGACGCGTTGCGTAACCAAATCGTTGAACGCAAAGTCATCGAAATGATCACCGCCGATGCGACCGTCTCGAAAGAGAAGGCTGAGAAGAAGGCCGATGGCGGCAATGCTTCGCGTGATTTCGCAGTCGACCACAGCTTGGTTCCCGCGAAAGACGAATTGCCCGAAGCGAAGTACGACGACAAGACCAAGGGCGAAGCGTCAGAAACGCCAACCAATAAGTCGTAG
- a CDS encoding ketoacyl-ACP synthase III, whose protein sequence is MPYAQIGPIAVHLPERVETNAQLQSEHPDWDLTVIGEKTGIMQRYIAAPGETAADLAVQASEKLFAEHGIDRSSIDFIMLCTQTPDYPLPTTACLIQQRLGLSPTCGAIDYNLGCSGFVYGLAMADGLIQSGVARRILLLTAETYSKYIDADDRSLRTIFGDAAAATLVQANDEKTLWGFQFGSDGSGADTLLVADGGARLPQDAHKPRHRKRWKSRLYMDGPSLINFTVGAVPKLIEEIVQQNDLTTDDIDLFLLHQATFKMLEQLRISMGVDEARLPIRLRDVGNTVSATLPLLIDDLRRDGTLCKDDTNVLVGFGVGWSWAGCLWKDTFGRVGR, encoded by the coding sequence GTGCCTTACGCCCAAATCGGACCGATCGCAGTCCATCTGCCGGAACGCGTTGAAACGAACGCTCAATTGCAATCGGAGCATCCCGATTGGGATCTCACGGTGATCGGCGAAAAAACGGGGATCATGCAACGCTACATCGCAGCCCCCGGAGAGACGGCAGCCGATCTAGCGGTTCAGGCCTCCGAAAAGCTGTTTGCTGAGCACGGCATCGATCGATCGAGTATCGATTTCATCATGCTGTGCACCCAGACCCCCGATTATCCGTTGCCGACGACAGCCTGTTTGATCCAACAGCGTCTCGGGCTTTCACCGACGTGCGGGGCGATCGATTACAACCTGGGCTGTTCCGGGTTTGTCTATGGTCTCGCGATGGCCGACGGTTTGATTCAATCGGGGGTGGCCCGGCGAATCTTGCTGCTGACCGCCGAAACCTACTCAAAATATATCGATGCCGATGACCGCAGTTTGCGGACGATCTTTGGCGACGCCGCTGCGGCAACTTTGGTCCAAGCCAACGACGAAAAGACGTTGTGGGGATTCCAGTTTGGCAGCGATGGAAGCGGAGCGGACACGTTGTTGGTCGCCGACGGGGGAGCTCGGTTGCCCCAAGACGCCCACAAGCCGCGGCATCGCAAACGTTGGAAGAGTCGGCTGTATATGGACGGCCCAAGTTTGATCAATTTCACCGTCGGTGCGGTTCCGAAGTTGATCGAAGAGATTGTCCAGCAGAACGATCTGACGACCGACGACATCGATCTCTTCCTGCTGCATCAAGCAACCTTTAAAATGTTGGAGCAGTTGCGGATCAGCATGGGGGTCGACGAAGCCCGTTTGCCCATTCGGCTCCGCGACGTCGGCAATACGGTCTCGGCGACGCTCCCGCTTCTGATTGACGATCTGCGGCGCGATGGTACGCTTTGCAAAGACGACACCAACGTGTTGGTTGGTTTTGGCGTCGGATGGTCGTGGGCAGGGTGTTTGTGGAAAGACACGTTTGGGCGAGTCGGACGATGA
- a CDS encoding YqgE/AlgH family protein — MTQLLNGKFLLASPYLPDSNFQRTVVYMVKHDVDGALGLVLTRPSDLRLQQLLESTMGGTALREDLVYLGGPVEGPLCALHEDANLADLDCEGGLFVTSEQESIILLANRPQARVRFFAGYSGWGAGQLESELQYGGWLTCDATPDEVFGDFEPLWESLVKRVGRSIIGEAVPFASNVDSQMN; from the coding sequence ATGACACAACTATTGAATGGGAAATTTCTGCTCGCATCCCCCTATCTACCCGATAGCAATTTTCAGCGGACCGTTGTCTACATGGTGAAACATGATGTCGACGGAGCTCTTGGGTTGGTCCTGACCCGACCAAGCGATCTGCGTTTGCAACAATTGCTTGAATCGACAATGGGTGGCACCGCGCTGCGTGAAGATCTTGTCTATCTGGGAGGTCCTGTCGAAGGGCCGTTGTGCGCATTGCATGAAGACGCCAATTTGGCCGATCTGGATTGCGAAGGGGGGCTGTTCGTGACCAGCGAACAGGAATCGATCATCCTGTTGGCGAATCGTCCACAGGCGCGAGTTCGTTTTTTCGCGGGTTACAGCGGCTGGGGCGCTGGTCAATTGGAATCCGAGCTTCAGTACGGCGGTTGGTTAACTTGTGATGCAACACCCGACGAGGTCTTTGGCGATTTTGAACCGCTTTGGGAATCGTTGGTCAAACGGGTGGGACGCTCGATCATCGGCGAAGCGGTCCCGTTTGCAAGCAATGTCGATTCCCAAATGAACTAG
- a CDS encoding metallophosphoesterase family protein, protein MPGRTIAFGDIHGCSRALRTLVETINPTADDTLVFLGDYVDRGSDSRGVIDLLIDLQQRCTLVPLLGNHEIMFLGVVCGGMEDKIWKMCGGNATLASYGGALHHIPARHVEFLKTCRAYWEDDRNICVHASYLPDQPMNCLGEQHLFWEHLPPVAPLPHHSGKRVIVGHTPQANLEVLDLGHLVCLDTYCFGGGWLTALDLNTAEVWQANLHGHARRQFGLVMMRRIRSVVQYFSQHLTPQKPT, encoded by the coding sequence ATGCCGGGACGGACCATCGCTTTTGGAGACATTCACGGCTGCAGCCGAGCGTTGCGGACGTTGGTCGAAACGATTAACCCAACGGCCGACGATACTCTGGTCTTTCTGGGGGACTACGTCGACCGCGGATCGGATAGCCGCGGGGTGATCGATTTGCTGATCGATCTCCAGCAACGCTGTACGTTGGTGCCGTTGTTGGGCAATCATGAGATTATGTTTCTGGGCGTCGTTTGCGGCGGGATGGAAGACAAAATCTGGAAGATGTGTGGTGGCAATGCGACGCTAGCTAGCTACGGCGGGGCGCTGCATCATATCCCCGCGCGGCATGTCGAGTTTCTGAAAACCTGCCGCGCCTACTGGGAGGACGATCGCAATATCTGCGTTCATGCGTCGTATCTGCCCGACCAACCGATGAACTGTTTGGGGGAACAGCATTTATTTTGGGAGCACCTTCCGCCGGTCGCTCCGCTGCCCCACCACAGCGGCAAACGCGTGATCGTCGGGCACACGCCGCAAGCGAATCTGGAGGTCTTGGACCTTGGCCATTTGGTCTGTTTGGATACCTACTGTTTTGGCGGCGGTTGGTTGACGGCGTTGGATTTGAACACGGCCGAAGTTTGGCAAGCGAATCTGCACGGGCACGCGCGGCGTCAATTTGGACTTGTCATGATGCGGCGGATTCGGTCGGTCGTTCAGTATTTCAGCCAGCACCTCACCCCGCAGAAGCCGACTTAG